The Brasilonema sennae CENA114 genome includes a region encoding these proteins:
- a CDS encoding HNH endonuclease: MSRPYVNLELRRLVAARADYICEYCLITEVDRSSGCQVDHIISVKHGGATTEDNLCYACVFCNLQKGTDLGSINWRTGELVRFFNPRRDFWGEHFRLDQAVIQPLTDIGEVTVRILDFNSNERIPERQALVEAGKYPSASALRRMTK, encoded by the coding sequence ATGTCTCGTCCTTACGTTAATTTAGAACTTAGGCGTTTAGTTGCAGCTCGTGCTGACTACATCTGTGAATACTGCCTGATTACAGAAGTAGATAGATCTTCTGGTTGTCAAGTTGATCATATTATTAGCGTCAAACATGGTGGAGCCACAACAGAGGATAATCTCTGCTACGCCTGTGTTTTCTGCAATCTTCAAAAAGGAACTGATTTGGGATCGATTAATTGGCGTACTGGAGAACTCGTCCGGTTTTTCAACCCACGTAGAGATTTTTGGGGAGAACACTTTCGACTAGATCAAGCTGTGATTCAACCGCTGACAGATATTGGAGAAGTGACAGTACGCATTCTAGATTTTAACAGTAATGAACGAATTCCAGAGCGGCAAGCCTTGGTAGAAGCTGGTAAGTATCCCTCAGCATCGGCTTTACGACGGATGACAAAGTAG